A DNA window from Camelina sativa cultivar DH55 chromosome 13, Cs, whole genome shotgun sequence contains the following coding sequences:
- the LOC104737195 gene encoding uncharacterized protein LOC104737195, which translates to MTIEDFVSQPGRELIAKLHPNYIGDSTCKRMEEFSLSQPSVDGNGLPTPILVDMINKFVLEETPQTKCRILQKYFVLVYHIHHQYMIEMQNLFEPSKRKMTVSKLLRRSWKKRMRGTS; encoded by the exons ATGACCATTGAGGATTTCGTTTCTCAACCGGGACGAGAACTTATCGCAAAACTCCATCCCAACTACATCGGAGATTCTACATG CAAGAGGATGGAGGAGTTTAGCTTATCTCAACCTTCAGTCGATGGAAATGGCTTACCGACACCAATCCTCGTTGACATGATTAACAAATTTGTTCTTGAG GAAACTCCACAAACCAAGTGTCGAATCTTGCAAAAATACTTCGTTCTTGTTTATCATATTCATCACCAATATATGATCGAGATGCAGAACTTGTTCGAGCCCTCCAAGAGAAAGATGACCGTATCAAAGCTCTTGAGAAGATCATggaaaaagagaatgagagGAACAAGCTGA